A genomic region of Acidobacteriota bacterium contains the following coding sequences:
- a CDS encoding cytochrome c oxidase subunit 3, with the protein MTGLHALHMVVGLGLMAWLGWMAFRNTYSSEYYMPVEMSGLYWHFVDIVWIFLFPLLYLLGRHFMH; encoded by the coding sequence ATGACCGGCCTCCATGCCTTGCATATGGTCGTCGGCCTTGGGCTGATGGCTTGGCTCGGATGGATGGCTTTCCGCAATACCTACAGTTCTGAATATTACATGCCGGTCGAAATGTCCGGCCTCTATTGGCACTTCGTCGATATTGTCTGGATTTTCCTGTTCCCGCTGCTTTATTTGCTCGGGCGACATTTCATGCATTAG
- the coxB gene encoding cytochrome c oxidase subunit II, translating into MQSTNWVPLFPEQASTFAWQVDYLYFYLILVSVAFSIPIVAAIFFFALKYREKEKFATPEEMHGSMVLETVWSIIPFVISITIFLGGAIVYFNQFTPPTDTMDIYVVGKQWMWKIQHETGQREINELHVPVGRNIKLTMTTEDVLHDFDIPAFRTKADVVPGRYTYMWFQATKPGKYHLYCAEYCGLNHSGMGCWVYVMEQRDFYNWLSGNVSGQTPVEMGKDLFETRLGCASCHAGGPQQRGAKLEGIYNTQVKLVGGDTVLADDNYIRNSITNPAGQVVEGYQPIMPTFKGQVTEEQLNALVAYIKSLSPNATAAPGARPAAPAAMNTATPAAKPAAKPAATSIK; encoded by the coding sequence ATGCAGAGTACAAATTGGGTACCATTATTTCCGGAACAGGCTTCGACATTTGCGTGGCAGGTCGATTATTTATATTTTTATCTGATCCTCGTCAGCGTTGCGTTTTCGATCCCGATCGTCGCAGCGATCTTCTTTTTTGCCCTTAAGTACCGCGAAAAAGAGAAATTTGCCACGCCGGAAGAGATGCACGGTTCGATGGTGCTCGAAACGGTCTGGTCGATAATACCTTTTGTCATTTCGATCACGATCTTTCTCGGCGGTGCGATCGTATATTTTAATCAGTTCACGCCTCCGACCGACACGATGGATATCTATGTCGTCGGCAAACAGTGGATGTGGAAGATCCAGCACGAGACCGGACAGCGTGAGATAAACGAACTCCACGTTCCGGTCGGCCGCAACATCAAGCTGACGATGACCACGGAGGATGTTCTCCACGACTTTGATATCCCTGCTTTCAGAACCAAGGCCGACGTAGTTCCGGGACGCTATACATATATGTGGTTCCAGGCGACAAAGCCGGGCAAATACCATCTCTATTGTGCCGAATACTGCGGCCTGAATCACTCCGGAATGGGCTGTTGGGTCTACGTGATGGAGCAGCGTGATTTTTACAATTGGCTTAGCGGCAACGTCTCGGGCCAAACGCCGGTCGAAATGGGCAAGGACCTATTTGAGACCCGACTCGGTTGTGCATCATGCCATGCGGGCGGCCCGCAGCAGCGTGGGGCAAAGCTAGAGGGTATTTACAATACGCAGGTCAAACTGGTAGGCGGCGACACGGTGTTGGCTGACGACAACTATATTCGCAACTCGATTACAAATCCGGCAGGACAAGTGGTCGAGGGTTATCAGCCGATCATGCCAACGTTCAAGGGGCAGGTCACCGAAGAACAGTTGAACGCCCTGGTCGCATACATCAAATCGTTAAGTCCGAACGCGACGGCCGCTCCCGGTGCAAGACCGGCGGCACCCGCGGCAATGAATACGGCGACACCGGCGGCCAAGCCCGCGGCAAAACCGGCGGCAACAAGCATTAAGTAA
- a CDS encoding ABC transporter ATP-binding protein, with protein sequence MSVILRTEKLTKSYTVGKMSVTALRGVNIDIQEGEFVAIMGPSGCGKSTLLHLLGGLLSPTSGSIIIDGEDLAKVSDSQRTDIRRRKIGFVFQRFNLFPTLTAEGNLKLAEKIHTGSGSKNSDRRREVLRLLKLEDKMHHKPLEMSGGEQQRVALARAVVNQPAIILADEPTGNLDTENSEIVLDMFRDLNKEFNQTIIMITHNPEAAAVCSRTIRMRDGRVED encoded by the coding sequence ATGAGCGTCATACTACGCACCGAAAAATTAACTAAATCTTATACCGTCGGCAAAATGAGCGTGACGGCGCTTCGCGGCGTGAATATCGATATCCAGGAAGGTGAGTTTGTCGCGATCATGGGCCCGTCCGGATGCGGCAAATCGACGCTGCTCCATTTGCTCGGCGGATTACTAAGTCCGACATCGGGGAGCATTATCATCGACGGCGAAGATCTCGCTAAGGTCTCGGACTCGCAGCGAACCGACATCAGGCGGCGAAAGATCGGATTTGTATTTCAGCGATTCAACCTGTTTCCGACGCTGACTGCCGAGGGTAACCTGAAACTCGCTGAAAAGATCCACACCGGCAGCGGCAGCAAGAATTCCGACCGCCGCCGCGAGGTCTTGCGTCTATTGAAACTCGAGGATAAAATGCACCATAAACCGCTCGAGATGTCGGGCGGCGAACAACAGCGTGTTGCGTTGGCTCGTGCGGTGGTAAACCAACCGGCGATCATTCTCGCCGACGAACCGACGGGCAACCTCGATACCGAGAATTCGGAGATCGTGCTTGATATGTTCCGCGATCTCAACAAGGAATTCAACCAAACGATCATTATGATCACTCATAATCCTGAAGCAGCGGCGGTTTGTTCGCGGACGATCCGGATGCGTGACGGACGGGTCGAAGACTAA
- a CDS encoding SCO family protein, translating to MALFMALFTVYCSLFTVSAQKNEHYNSPLYSPRTYDPSVDTTTGLPPVLDKVGIEQKLGDRLPMDAVFKDENGNAVMLSELFGKRPVILALVYYDCPMLCNQVLNGLTGSLKGMSLEAGKDFDVIALSFDARENDKPDLAKNKKTNYMERYAHPGTENGWHFLTGTQDSIDKVTQAVGFSYKWDEKSKQFAHAGGIMITMADGTIARYLYGIDYAPKDLKFALMESAQNKVGNPAEQLLLYCYHYDPSTGKYGLSILRIMRLGGIATVLGLGAMLLVFWRRNKRKAVNSDE from the coding sequence ATGGCTCTTTTCATGGCACTGTTCACTGTTTACTGTTCATTATTCACTGTTTCGGCTCAGAAGAACGAGCATTACAATTCGCCTCTTTACAGTCCGCGGACATACGATCCGAGTGTCGACACGACGACCGGATTGCCGCCGGTACTGGACAAGGTTGGTATCGAGCAGAAATTGGGCGACCGTTTACCCATGGATGCCGTATTCAAGGACGAGAACGGCAACGCCGTTATGTTGAGTGAACTTTTTGGAAAGCGTCCTGTGATACTCGCGCTCGTTTATTACGATTGTCCGATGCTATGCAATCAGGTACTCAACGGCCTGACCGGATCGCTGAAAGGGATGTCGTTGGAGGCCGGAAAAGATTTTGATGTGATCGCATTGAGTTTTGACGCCCGCGAGAACGACAAGCCTGATCTTGCTAAGAATAAGAAAACTAACTACATGGAGCGTTATGCTCATCCGGGCACCGAGAACGGCTGGCATTTTCTGACAGGAACCCAGGATTCGATCGATAAGGTAACTCAGGCAGTCGGGTTTAGTTACAAGTGGGACGAGAAGTCGAAACAATTTGCGCATGCCGGCGGGATCATGATCACGATGGCCGACGGTACTATCGCCCGGTATCTGTACGGCATCGATTATGCTCCCAAAGATCTGAAATTTGCGTTGATGGAATCGGCTCAAAATAAGGTGGGCAATCCGGCAGAGCAGTTGTTGCTTTATTGTTACCATTACGATCCGTCGACTGGTAAGTATGGGCTCTCGATCCTCAGGATAATGCGTTTGGGCGGCATCGCAACGGTTCTCGGGCTTGGTGCAATGCTCCTGGTTTTTTGGCGAAGGAATAAGAGGAAGGCAGTGAATAGTGATGAGTGA
- a CDS encoding cbb3-type cytochrome c oxidase subunit I: protein MQTEEAIVAGTDAKPKMSYIANGSTLRSWLLTKDHKRIAIMYLISVSVFFFMGGLYAAAIRLELLTPASDLLESGTYNKVFTQHGILMIFFFLIPSIPAILGNFLIPLMIGAKDLALPRINLLSLYIYWIGGALTLFALMQGGVDTGWTFYTPYSTTFSNTFVMAVGLGIFINGFSSILTGLNFIVTIHTMRAPGMTWFRMPLFVWAHYATSLVMVLGTPVVAITILMLALERLGRIGIFDPSIGGDPILFQHLFWFYSHPAVYIMILPGMGVISELISNFSRKKIFGYEFIAFSSIAIAVFGFLVWGHHMFVSGQSMYAGMVFSFLTMVVAVPSAIKMFNWTATMFKGSISFDTPMLYAIGFMGLFLIGGLTGLFLGAMGLTVHLTDTYFVVAHFHYVMVGGQVIAYLGGIHYWWPKMTGRMYSEFWGKISAMLVFVGFNLTFFPQFILGYMGMPRRYASYPEELQVLNIFSTAGASVLGVGLIMPVIYLGHSLIFGKKAEDNPWMLPGLEWRTASPPPTENFEKMPVVTWEAYEFGEESGLDLEAAKRRHEAAPAT, encoded by the coding sequence ATGCAAACGGAAGAAGCAATAGTAGCGGGAACAGACGCAAAGCCAAAAATGAGTTATATCGCCAACGGCTCGACGCTGCGTTCGTGGCTGCTGACCAAGGATCACAAGCGGATCGCGATCATGTACTTGATCTCGGTCTCGGTGTTCTTTTTTATGGGCGGCCTTTACGCGGCTGCCATCCGTCTGGAACTTCTGACACCGGCGAGCGACCTGCTCGAGTCCGGAACGTACAACAAAGTATTCACGCAGCACGGCATCTTGATGATCTTTTTCTTCCTGATCCCGTCAATACCGGCGATCTTGGGGAATTTTTTGATCCCCTTGATGATCGGGGCAAAGGATCTTGCACTTCCGCGCATCAACCTCTTAAGTCTCTATATTTATTGGATCGGAGGAGCTTTGACGTTGTTTGCTCTGATGCAGGGCGGTGTTGATACGGGTTGGACGTTTTACACACCTTATAGCACGACGTTCTCCAATACGTTCGTCATGGCGGTCGGCCTCGGCATCTTTATCAATGGTTTTTCGTCGATCCTGACAGGATTGAATTTTATTGTCACGATCCACACGATGCGAGCTCCGGGAATGACCTGGTTCCGCATGCCGCTGTTCGTATGGGCGCATTACGCCACCAGCTTGGTCATGGTGCTCGGAACGCCGGTCGTTGCGATCACGATCCTGATGCTTGCACTCGAACGTCTTGGGCGTATCGGTATATTCGATCCGTCGATCGGCGGCGACCCGATCCTTTTCCAGCACTTGTTCTGGTTCTATTCGCATCCGGCCGTATACATCATGATCCTGCCGGGAATGGGCGTGATCTCTGAACTCATATCTAATTTCTCGCGAAAGAAGATATTCGGATACGAATTCATCGCCTTTTCATCGATCGCGATCGCGGTATTTGGTTTCCTCGTTTGGGGACACCATATGTTCGTCAGCGGCCAGTCGATGTACGCAGGAATGGTGTTCTCGTTCCTGACCATGGTCGTAGCCGTTCCGTCGGCGATCAAGATGTTCAACTGGACGGCGACCATGTTCAAAGGATCGATATCCTTTGACACGCCTATGCTTTATGCGATCGGTTTCATGGGATTGTTCCTGATCGGCGGTTTGACCGGATTGTTCCTCGGGGCGATGGGCCTGACGGTTCATTTGACGGATACTTACTTTGTCGTTGCTCACTTTCATTACGTAATGGTGGGCGGACAGGTAATCGCGTATTTGGGCGGCATCCATTACTGGTGGCCAAAAATGACGGGCAGAATGTATTCGGAATTCTGGGGAAAGATCTCGGCGATGCTTGTTTTTGTCGGGTTCAACCTTACGTTCTTCCCGCAGTTCATTCTCGGATACATGGGTATGCCGCGTCGGTATGCATCGTACCCTGAGGAATTGCAGGTACTCAACATATTTTCGACTGCCGGAGCATCGGTGCTTGGCGTCGGACTGATAATGCCGGTGATCTACCTTGGACATTCACTGATCTTTGGCAAAAAGGCAGAGGATAACCCATGGATGCTCCCGGGACTCGAGTGGAGAACCGCGTCACCGCCGCCGACTGAGAATTTTGAAAAGATGCCGGTCGTAACGTGGGAAGCGTACGAATTCGGGGAAGAAAGCGGGCTCGATCTGGAAGCGGCAAAACGGAGGCACGAAGCGGCACCGGCCACATAG
- a CDS encoding cytochrome c oxidase subunit 3, with the protein MSTHEDTHEHSHAPGLQHQFEDMGQQEESVSIGMWMFLVQEIMFFGGLFTAYLVFRSKYPMAFAAGSNHLDAFLGGLNTLVLIVSSLTMALTVYYAQKSNRNMQVILIVLTMFFGAVFLGVKAVEYTDKYNHGLIPVTGLNKIVRAGANSEHAKPAVDHKEKPCYEVTHGEVHEYINPRGEFKWTDC; encoded by the coding sequence ATGTCGACACACGAAGACACACACGAACACAGCCACGCACCCGGACTTCAGCATCAGTTTGAGGACATGGGGCAGCAGGAAGAAAGCGTCTCCATCGGGATGTGGATGTTCCTCGTCCAGGAGATCATGTTCTTCGGCGGGCTTTTCACGGCCTATTTGGTATTTCGCTCGAAGTATCCAATGGCGTTTGCGGCCGGCAGTAACCACCTTGACGCTTTTCTGGGCGGACTCAACACGCTAGTCCTCATCGTCAGTTCGCTGACGATGGCGCTGACCGTTTACTACGCACAAAAGAGCAACCGCAACATGCAGGTCATCCTGATAGTGTTGACGATGTTCTTTGGCGCGGTCTTTCTTGGGGTCAAGGCGGTCGAATACACGGATAAGTACAACCACGGCCTTATTCCTGTGACCGGTTTGAACAAGATCGTTCGTGCCGGTGCAAATAGCGAACACGCCAAGCCTGCGGTCGATCATAAAGAAAAGCCTTGTTACGAGGTAACACACGGCGAAGTTCACGAATACATCAATCCGCGTGGCGAATTTAAGTGGACGGATTGTTAG
- a CDS encoding cytochrome C oxidase subunit IV family protein, with amino-acid sequence MSDNHNDHQHMNIPKYIGVFLILFVGTIITYYVALTDLDGKFFPGANTLVALFIAFFKMTCVMLFFMHVYWSPKLIKLSAVASFFWLAIMFAYTMQDYFTRGTGVFGQ; translated from the coding sequence ATGTCGGATAACCACAACGATCATCAGCATATGAACATACCCAAGTATATTGGGGTGTTTCTCATACTATTTGTCGGCACGATCATAACCTATTACGTCGCGCTGACGGACCTGGACGGAAAGTTCTTTCCCGGGGCGAACACGCTCGTAGCTCTGTTCATCGCGTTTTTCAAAATGACGTGCGTTATGTTGTTTTTCATGCACGTATATTGGAGCCCGAAGCTGATCAAGCTATCTGCAGTTGCTAGCTTTTTCTGGTTGGCGATAATGTTCGCGTACACGATGCAGGACTATTTCACCCGCGGAACGGGTGTATTTGGCCAATAG